CAGTCGGCGCATACGTTATCCTCGCTCGATGTGGTTGAAAGGGCACTGGGCCAAGGATACCACAAGAACGGGGGAATGACAATCACAAATAAGCCCATCTGCTTCATCTCACAACCATTGACAGAGGACTCATCCCGCCCAAAGGGCAGAAATGATTTGCTGATGCACCATGCACGTGGTATAATCGCTTCGCTACTGCACTTGAGGAAAGGGGGCTGAAAGCTGTGAAACCATTTCTGTATGTGGCGATGATACTCGTCTCCGCCGGCCTGATCGCGCTCATCTTGCTCCAGATCCGGGGCTCCAGCCTGAGCGGGCTTTTCGGCGGCGACGGCGCCATCTACCGCACCAAGCGCGGCGTGGAGAAAACGCTGTTCAACGCAACCATTGGCGTCGC
The DNA window shown above is from Anaerolineae bacterium and carries:
- the secG gene encoding preprotein translocase subunit SecG → MKPFLYVAMILVSAGLIALILLQIRGSSLSGLFGGDGAIYRTKRGVEKTLFNATIGVAILFFVLATVIVLVH